A part of Setaria viridis chromosome 8, Setaria_viridis_v4.0, whole genome shotgun sequence genomic DNA contains:
- the LOC140220294 gene encoding uncharacterized protein translates to MKLKLQARCLWDIIETGDTEFHDDRTALDAICSGVPPEMVPTLATKPSAKEAWEAICSMCIGDECVRKSTAQSLRAEYEQITFRDGAMRLAIFGDPEPESKVVAKYLRVARPRYKQLVISIETLLDIDKLTVEEVTGRLKAATDDEPSLVQHVAGKLLLTEEQWLEHYKKREEDSGRSGSSSGSHGKRQGRGRGRGTGSDPRAGANPGQVNPNDACKFCGKKGHWAKDCRSKKRQD, encoded by the exons ATGAAGCTGAAGCTACAGGCGCGTTGCCTGTGGGACATCATCGAGACCGGTGACACTGAGTTCCACGACGACCGAACCGCGCTGGACGCAATCTGCTCTGGCGTGCCCCCGGAGATGGTGCCCACCCTGGCAACCAAGCCGTCAGCCAAGGAGGCGTGGGAGGCGATTTGTTCCATGTGCATCGGTGACGAGTGCGTGAGGAAGTCGACGGCGCAGAGTCTACGTGCTGAGTACGAGCAGATCACGTTCCGCGATGGCGCGATG CGGCTAGCGATCTTCGGCGACCCGGAGCCGGAATCGAAGGTGGTGGCCAAGTATCTTCGCGTCGCTCGACCAAGGTACAAGCAGCTCGTGATTTCCATTGAAACCCTCCTCGACATTGACAAGCTCACCGTTGAGGAGGTCACTGGGCGGCTGAAGGCGGCGACCGACGATGAACCGTCGCTGGTCCAGCACGTCGCCGGCAAGCTACTGCTTACAGAGGAGCAGTGGCTGGAGCACTACaagaagcgggaggaggactcCGGCCGTAGCGGATCGAGCTCCGGCAGCCACGGCAAACGTCAGGGAAGAGGGCGCGGTCGCGGCACCGGCAGCGACCCTCGGGCCGGCGCGAACCCGGGCCAAGTCAACCCCAACGACGCGTGCAAGTTCTGCGGGAAGAAAGGCCATTGGGCCAAGGACTGTCGAAGCAAGAAGAGGCAGGACTAA
- the LOC117866851 gene encoding uncharacterized protein has protein sequence MSAMESFVKLFNEFEIQLLVLLSFTLQLFLFFAGNLRRRSSNRLLRLSLWAAYLGADLAAVYALGYLSRHQQTQQLVFFWAPFLLIHLGGQDTITAFALEDNNLWLRHLLNLVTQVTLALYVFSKSIGRHNTELLISGTFAFVAGMIKYGERTWSLKFGSITSLESSAAHRYRKELPEGTASDVAPFVGAALESMPYVLKVFSNRIVLADRRHKLENTVDDLDQMIRMVMLQLGMMYDDLYTKALVLRTRRGVILRCISEASVIVAFALFHVSEKGRYSKADIAITYSLFVGCFFLDVCSMFIPMMSPRTWAWLKAHKCHALARLSLFVFYSDIGYPKMKLRWPNSIGQYNLYRRWSTDRDLQPRTCTQHIMILLRKLFVDLFRVEQKKLFWLSKILDTEFTDVDIMIVEGVAKELTLLSSERRHNDKEWTHMAALLSWMQGNFLLDFGTGIITMHYVTETYLRKYASHSDMKAHAGLMEVCRKLSGYMMYLLVTHPSILPLNNSAELALDRFKNAHSMDLEIGQSLDPSKETLEELACMWTRLLLYSAGKSHPGMHAAQLSGGGELITFAWLFMAHYGLGDSGIIKIQLTNKDLVQDANLGRLYAFCVPPEQQRLF, from the coding sequence ATGTCTGCAATGGAGAGCTTTGTCAAACTATTCAATGAGTTTGAAATCCAGCTACTTGTGCTCCTCAGCTTCACACTACAACTATTCCTCTTCTTTGCTGGCAACCTACGGCGCAGGAGCAGCAACAGACTCTTAAGGCTCTCCCTCTGGGCAGCTTACTTGGGGGCAGACCTGGCAGCAGTTTATGCACTCGGCTATCTCTCACGGCACCAGCAGACCCAACAGCTGGTTTTCTTTTGGGCACCATTCCTCCTCATCCACCTTGGTGGGCAGGACACCATTACTGCTTTTGCCTTGGAGGACAACAACTTGTGGCTGAGGCATCTGTTGAATCTGGTGACGCAAGTTACCCTAGCATTATATGTTTTCTCGAAGTCCATTGGAAGACACAATACAGAACTTCTGATTTCTGGTACCTTTGCGTTTGTTGCTGGAATGATCAAGTATGGAGAAAGAACATGGTCTCTCAAGTTTGGCAGCATTACAAGTCTTGAGAGCTCAGCTGCACACCGTTACAGAAAAGAATTGCCCGAAGGAACTGCTAGTGATGTTGCCCCTTTTGTTGGTGCTGCTCTGGAATCCATGCCATATGTCCTAAAGGTCTTTTCCAACCGCATCGTTCTTGCTGATCGTAGACACAAATTGGAAAATACAGTAGATGACTTGGACCAAATGATCCGGATGGTAATGCTTCAGCTTGGCATGATGTATGATGATCTCTACACTAAGGCTCTTGTGCTCAGGACTCGAAGGGGAGTCATCCTTCGATGCATCTCTGAGGCCTCTGTTATTGTTGCTTTTGCGCTCTTCCATGTAAGTGAGAAAGGGAGATACAGCAAAGCTGACATTGCAATCACCTATTCACTATTTGTCGGATGCTTTTTCCTGGATGTCTGTTCAATGTTTATTCCCATGATGTCACCACGGACATGGGCATGGTTGAAGGCTCACAAATGCCATGCACTTGCCAGGTTGTCGTTGTTTGTTTTTTATAGCGACATTGGATACCCTAAGATGAAACTTCGGTGGCCAAATTCCATTGGACAGTACAACTTGTATAGGAGGTGGAGTACTGACAGGGACCTGCAGCCAAGGACATGCACCCAACACATAATGATCTTGCTCAGAAAGTTGTTTGTGGATTTGTTCCGTGTTGAACAGAAGAAGTTGTTTTGGCTGAGCAAGATACTAGACACTGAGTTTACGGATGTGGATATCATGATTGTGGAGGGTGTCGCAAAAGAGCTTACTCTATTAAGCTCTGAACGCCGCCATAATGACAAAGAGTGGACACATATGGCCGCCCTGCTTTCTTGGATGCAGGGAAATTTCCTTCTTGATTTTGGTACGGGTATAATCACCATGCATTACGTCACTGAGACATATTTAAGAAAATATGCTTCTCATTCGGACATGAAGGCACATGCTGGTCTCATGGAGGTATGCCGGAAACTATCGGGATACATGATGTACCTTTTGGTTACCCACCCTTCCATTCTACCGCTCAACAACAGTGCGGAACTTGCCCTGGATCGGTTTAAGAACGCTCACTCTATGGACCTTGAGATTGGTCAGTCGTTGGATCCAAGCAAGGAAACACTGGAGGAGTTAGCTTGCATGTGGACGCGGCTACTTCTTTACTCGGCCGGCAAGTCGCATCCGGGGATGCATGCAGCGCAGCTGAGCGGAGGAGGAGAGCTCATCACATTCGCCTGGCTATTCATGGCCCACTATGGGTTAGGGGATTCAGGTATTATAAAGATCCAACTTACCAACAAAGATTTAGTTCAAGATGCGAACTTAGGTAGGTTATATGCTTTCTGTGTTCCTCCGGAACAACAACGTCTATTCTGA
- the LOC117833567 gene encoding uncharacterized protein gives MPPPEEERPPLPRPKPKPKPPKPEPKTGPEPNPKPKPPRPLPQREGTPGGVPVLPVPDPLACASSCSDSCSFYRLCPPPPPPPSPAATVHISSGRLPTPLIALSASLLAVSAVLLLALLVHRLVRRRRRRLARNAALAAQHDAEGGHVLAGAVAEGLGGDEEEEEADGGGVHHVWYIRTKGLDERAIAAIAAVVYDAGKKRGAGAVDDGGDGSCAVCLAEFRDGETLRLLPRCGHAFHRGCIDTWLRAHVNCPLCRAPVQVAAASSNTVPGAATATPGGERQPERNLRADGGVDQTEETERGGVPERAAVRRAASMVALPRRAWPDVSFRAPASSSGREGDMTGLGKIMRLLKFSDSMEMTGIGAGRSVSFSAGSCQHPPARSGPSAAGVSSDEMPR, from the coding sequence atgccgccgccggaggaggagaggccgccgctgccgcggccgaagccgaagccaaaGCCGCCCAAGCCCGAGCCCAAGACGGGGCCGGAGCCGAatccgaagccgaagccgccgaGGCCGTTGCCGCAGCGGGAAGGGACCCCCGGCGGCGTCCCGGTCCTGCCGGTGCCGGACCCCCTCGCCTGCGCCAGCAGCTGCTCCGACTCATGCTCCTTCTACCGcctctgcccgccgccgccgccgccgccgtcccccgccgccaccgtgcacATCAGTTCGGGCCGGCTGCCGACGCCGCTCATCGCGCTGTCGGCGTCCCTGCTCGCCGTCTccgccgtgctcctcctcgcgctGCTCGTCCACCGcctggtgcggcggcggcggcggaggctggcgCGGAACGCGGCGCTGGCGGCCCAGCACGATGCGGAGGGGGGCCATGTGCTGGCCGGTGCCGTGGCGGAGGGGttgggcggcgacgaggaggaggaggaggccgacggcggtggcgtgcaCCACGTGTGGTACATACGGACCAAGGGGCTCGACGAGCGCGCCATCGCGGCGATCGCCGCGGTGGTGTACGATGCCGGCAAgaagcgcggcgccggcgcggtggacgacggcggcgacggcagctgCGCGGTGTGCCTCGCTGAGTTCCGGGACGGCGAGACGCTGCGCCTGCTGCCGCGGTGCGGCCACGCGTTCCACCGCGGGTGCATCGACACCTGGCTCCGCGCCCACGTCAACTGCCCGCTCTGCCGCGCGCCCGTCcaggtcgccgccgccagttcCAACACCGTGCCTGGCGCGGCCACGGCGACGCCAGGGGGCGAGCGTCAGCCGGAGAGGAATCTTcgcgccgacggcggcgtcgatcaGACCGAGGAAAcagagcgcggcggcgtgccggagcgcgccgccgtccggCGGGCCGCGTCCATGGTGGCGCTGCCGCGGCGGGCGTGGCCGGACGTCTCGTTCCGGGCGCCAGCGTCGAGCAGCGGGCGGGAGGGGGACATGACGGGGCTCGGCAAGATCATGAGGCTTCTGAAGTTCTCAGACTCCATGGAGATGACCGGCATCGGGGCAGGGCGGTCAGTTTCTTTCAGCGCCGGGAGCTGCCAGCACCCTCCGGCAAGGTCCGGGCCATCGGCCGCCGGCGTCAGCTCCGACGAGATGCCACGGTGA
- the LOC117833568 gene encoding SEC12-like protein 2 encodes MAARGGQSYGFPIYCAAWLPLAHIVNPDPPATDADADAASSSPPPPPMAALGGGGGEGRSGVPNKLVVAALDPAAAAGEEAALSPEAVVEVNTEEEVPYRMAVHPRGDGVLCAFPNGCRLYRWESQEGDEPRNLALEADQEALAELTDVGLQLAVSFSGEGSILATGGEDGHLRVFKWPALESVLTEADTKTSIKDLSFSTDEKFLAVNRSSGPCKVWDLLSSEVVANLPREAGEIFGFCRFSNKTDNSNVLFIAAMQGDYWKIISWDTTSWTRVGSKKITREAISAFAVSPDGALLAIGTIEGTVIVLGSKDMRTLITVKKAHLGIVTTLGFSQDSRTLLSTSFDSTARVTSVGSPKSNGSNVWPMILVIILAILVYYCMQHKAELLAILPR; translated from the exons atggcggcccgCGGCGGGCAGTCCTACGGGTTCCCGATCTACTGCGCCGCCTGGCTCCCCCTCGCCCACATCGTCAATCCGGACCCTCCCGCCACCGATGCGGACGCGgatgccgcctcctcctcccctccgccgcccccgatggccgccctcggcggcggcggcggggagggccgGAGCGGCGTGCCCAACAAGCTCGTCGTGGCCGCGCTGGACCCCGCCGCTGCGGCGGGGGAAGAGGCGGCCCTCTCCCCTGAAGCG GTTGTTGAGGTCAACACCGAGGAGGAGGTGCCGTATAGGATGGCCGTCCACccgcgcggcgacggcgtgctCTGCGCCTTCCCCAACGGATGCAG GTTGTATCGATGGGAATCACAGGAAGGAGACGAACCACGTAACCTAGCTTTGGAGGCTGACCAGGAAGCATTAGCGGAGCTAACAGATGTTGGTTTGCAGTTGGCCGTATCATTCAGTGGAGAAGGTTCAATACTTGCCACTGGTGGTGAG GACGGACATTTAAGGGTCTTCAAATGGCCTGCCTTGGAGTCTGTTCTCACAGAAGCTGATACTAAAACCTCAATTAAGGATCTTAGTTTCAG TACCGATGAGAAGTTTCTTGCTGTGAATAGGAGCAGTGGTCCATGTAAAGTGTGGGATTTGCTGTCATCCGAAGTTGTAGCTAATCTCCCAAGAGAAGCA GGAGAAATATTTGGATTCTGCAGATTCTCCAATAAGACTGACAATAGTAACGTCTTATTTATAGCTGCAATGCAAG GTGACTATTGGAAAATAATATCTTGGGATACTACCTCATGGACAAGAGTTGGATCAAAGAAAATAACTCGAGAGGCTATTTCAGCTTTCGCTGTGTCACCTGATGGTGCTCTTCTGGCAAT TGGAACAATTGAAGGAACCGTCATCGTACTAGGGTCAAAAGATATGCGAACACTCATAACAGTTAAAAAGGCACATCTTGGCATTGTTACTACGCTGGGCTTCTCCCAGGATTCAAG AACCTTGCTGTCAACTTCCTTTGACTCAACTGCAAGAGTGACGTCAGTTGGGTCCCCTAAGAGTAATG GTTCAAATGTATGGCCTATGATACTAGTTATCATTCTAGCAATTTTGGTATACTACTGTATGCAACACAAGGCAGAGCTTTTGGCAATTTTGCCGCGTTGA